The sequence CAAGCGGTGCTTCGTTTACCGTTTTGGGTTCACAGTCTGTTTCTTCCTCGCAGTGTTTACAGGGCGGATCTCAGACTCTTCACCCCCGGTGATTTCTTCCCGGCCCGGTGTCCTGAATGATGCCGGGCCCGGGATGCTGGAGCGTGTCCGTAGCGGCAGTGTTCATTCTCGCGGTCGCGGTGTCCCAGGTTCGGGGCGGTCTCTATTCCCCGGATGAGCCATTGGTGTCCCTGGCCGGGGCGACCCGTTCTCTCCTGCTCGGGTCCAACAGCTCCTGGCTCGCCGAGTTTTATGCTTCCTGGTGCGGACACTGCGCGGCGTTCAGACCGACCTGGAGTGCGCTGGCTCGGGATGTGCAAGGTGAGCAGCCGGCCGTGGAAATGATCCTCCATATACTTATGACCCTTTGacctttttccccaaacaattagtgtatattttctaaaaggtacctgtgtttatttttcatagATTGGAGACCGGCAGTATACCTGGCTGTACTAGACTGTGCAGAGGAGTCAAACAGGGATACCTGTAACGAATTTGGGGTTACTGGGTACCCCACAGTTCAGGTAATGTTCTATAACGTGGCGGTTCATTTTTGTTCTGTCCTTTCATTATATACAGCTGTTCGTTTGTTTCTCAGTATTCTTTATTTTCACTGTGCCTCCCTATACGTTCTTTTGAGAACCATGCTCTGTCTCGTCTGCCTGCCTGTCCCGTCTGTCTGTCCCatcccgtctgtctgtctgtccgtccGTCCCGTCTGTCCCTCGACATTCTTACACAATCTGTGCAAATCAGTAAAtgtcttgtttatttttccagTTCTTTAAAGCGTTTGCAGGAAGTCCTTCGGAGGGTGTACGAGTTCCAGGTATGGTAACTAAATCCTTTCCCCAATTATTTTCTGAATGTCTGTACAATCTTGCTTTGTTTAtcttatgggggaaaaaaatgtctttcattATATCCTTTTCCTCTGGATTCCTACCAAGTCTGTCTCCGTGTCTAATACTCTTTTGTTGTTTGTCGCTCTACTTTATATGATCTGTTTATTATAGGAATTAGCTTAAATAGTCACGGTTAATCctaccaaaaatacatattgtttcAGTAAAAGAAGCAGGTTTTTAGGCACATCCCAAATTTTTGAGTTCAAGTGAATCGGCAGTTTCCCTGAAGGAGCTCTGTACCCGATCCGTACATACAGATGGTGTGGAGCATACAGGGCGGCCTACACGGTGCAAATGGCTTTACAAATCAAAGAGAAATGAATTGGGAATATGTCCGAACCGGCCCCTATGCATGCTATTATCATAAAGCTTCACATGCAAATGGATTGCTGTCCTGAAGAATACCTGATCAGGATTTAGCACCACTTGGTGATCTCCCAAAAGGGGATGTATCCAGCAAATTTACAGCCTTTTACCCCCTTGATTTACGAGGTGTCACACACTTATTTAGCATTCTGCTGTATAGATAGTTTTGATTCACGTTGTTACCCTGCTTAGGTGACAAATTCCCTTCATTAGATTTCCTtcgagaaaatctttgcaattTCATATGTGCCCATTTTTGAGACAGCTTACACTACTTGTACAttagatttaatttatatatatatatatatatatatatatatatatatatatataatgtgtgtgtggaaaaaatgctgtaaagtaagagcTTGTAAAAATGTGCATTAATTTGGGAGCACCGCAGCATCTCTTTAGAACAATACTGCTCTAAGCAACCTGAGACTTCTCTGTATTTGTTTCTCTTTCTATTAATCCCCTTCTAGTATTTATTTCTTGGCATGGCTGTTGGTTTTTTCTGTTACCTTGTATTTCGTGATGGTAGACGCGGGTAAAGTGTACTAACGATCGTACGGTCAGACTGCGTACCTCGTTTTACTGAATCCGGTTTGTTTCATGTCCACTCTCCTCAGCTTCGTCTGTACAAGAAATCAGACAGCACATCATCGATAGACTGGAAGAGCAGAAGGAGTCCCCACCACCAGCGTGTCCTCCTTTGGAACCAATCAGGTAATGTAAGGATAGGTTACACTGTAACTATAACTGTTTCCAAGTCAGGAGAGAGCGTTTAATATGTCTCGCCACCTGCCACTGTGCAACCGTCTGGTACTTGTGGTTAATCAGATACCCTAAATCAGACAAGTGTTGCGTTCTCTAAACATGTGGTGCGGACCTTCGATGAATGCAATGTTTGATTGAGTGATCTCTTTCAGCGCCCCCGAGTTGGAGCAGTTCTTCGCAAACAACAATGAGACTTATCTGGCTGTGATATTTGAGGATGCCAAGATGTACATGGGTAGAGAGGTAaggaatatatatctatatatatctctataaccGAAATGTCTCATACTTCTCAAGCCTTTAAAGAGCCTTCAGTAACTTTTTCTACTAATCTCCATAATTTAGAGATGTCAAATGTTTATGGATGATGCTCTAAAGATTAAAGCTAGTGAAAAGATTTCCTAACATGAAACCTCAAGCTATATTAGTATTTTTGAAACACCTTGTCTACTCTGGACAATTATTAACATGGAAACAATTGGAGCTGTTCAGGTAGAACAAGAGCTctacttttttattgttattatattacgGTGTATGGGTGTCATTCCATTAGTAGGAAATTAATATTGGTGAATGGTTGCAGATTGAAATTGAcactgaaagtaaaaaaaaaaagaaattacttgCAAATAAATGATTACAGTCCacgttttttttacaattatgtgCCAGATTTCTGCATTAGACTCTTTATTAATGGCTGCATGATATGGACATGCCCCGACGCTGTAATTCCCTAACTAGAAGACAAATCTATCGTTTTTCGGTAGTCTGGGGATGTAGCtaaacacataaatatgcaagcgtgcatgaaaaaataaactatattctctgctttcaaaataatatttatttttatatggtcaCTTTGGGTTCAACatgccaaatttaccaaaaagaTTTAGAAAAAGTGGTATatgcctttaaatgtttgtacttTATTGACAAAAATAACGGCATATAACAAAATTCAAAAAACAGAAAGCGTAGCCTAATTTCTAGAAGAATACTCCTTCTTGGGTTAAACAAAGTAAAAGTAAAGATATTTGCGCAGGGAAGGGTAGTGTGTACATTCCGCTGAGAACCTGCCTTTGCTATATGCATGCTCCtgttcagagccggccttaagtgttctgacgccctgtgcggactactcctctgacgccctccctctgccccttctcactgcctcctcccctgtcccttctcacttcctccccccctgccccttctcactgccccccctcactgccccctccctctgccccttctccctatccttacttacctcgtTGCCGGAGTCCTACAGTGgaagcgggaggcgtccgtcttcccgatctgccgcggtgcgcgcttcacagcttcacgacagagtcacggagagtgaggggcgccgagcggtcgctgaaaacttcacgagcaaccgctcggcgcccctgcccgggacttaaattgaaacatcgttttttttgtttgttttaactttatttaacatcctccatgttaaataaagttaaaactactttatttaatatggaggatgttaaataaagttaaaaaaaaaacaaaaaaaaacgatgctttaatttaagtcccgggcaggcgcccctgttgccatggcgccctgtgcggccacacAAGTCGCACActcctaaggccggccctgctcctgTTCATGAcccatatttatatttgttcacTATGCTTTCATACTAGCAGCGGTATAGGTTAATATTGACTGTAGATCCTATGATCCTAAGCCAGCCGCAGACGGTGCGGATCTCAAACAGCTGTAGAGCGTTTGGCTGGCAGTGAATCACAGAGCCCGTAGCTGGGGTTGATGTAAAGTACTGTTGGGTTTAATACGCTAACCTCCTGGGTGCAGGCTAATTGAAACCACGCGAGAACCCATTGATCTACGAGCAGCTTGTTTCCAGCTAATGTTTATTGAAAGGAATCGTTTGCGAGTCTGAGCTCCCCGATCTGTCATTACAGGTGGCTCTGGATATGGTTCAGTACGAAGGCGTCTCGGTACGCAGGGTAGTTAAAGACCAAACTGACTTGGTGGAGAAGTTCAACGTATCTTCATTCCCCGCTGGTTTTTTGATTTCTAAGAACGGATCTACCAGCAGAATTAACCTGTGAGTATTCTCCTgccttggttgtttttttccctcttatCTCTGTTTTAAGTAGTTTGTTCTTGACCTTTTCTGGGTCTCTCTGTTAGTGGGGAAGAGACTCGCTCGGCGTATACCAAATTCCTGCGTTCACTACCCGGAGTGCAGAGGGGAAAACACGCTCTCATCGGATGGTCGGAGACATCTCTCGTAGCTACTGAATCACCGAAGAGACAGGCCGACAGGTAAAGGAAATCCTCTTTATCTCACTTAGGTCCTCTGTCTAGTATTTCTTATCTAATACCTGCTTTACCTGTTGTTCTTGTAACCCCCagcatacttttttaatattgtcaTGCTCTGTGTACTAAGCATTCATTTTTTCTGAATGCCGACCTGAACCGCCATATTCTGGAGTTTTCCAGGATACTTATATCTTTTCCATACTTTTTTCTAGCGCCAAGGTGTACATGGCAGATCTTGAGTCGGCTCTTCACTATTCCTTGAGGGTGGAGGTTGCTCGATTCGCGACCTTGGATGGGGAGCGACTTAAGGCTCTCTCCAATTTCATCAATGTGCTGAGAAAGGTAAGTTGATGttgtttaaacattaaacatgttgcTCAATTGCTAATGGAATTAGCAGctcaatgcatattaaaacagCAAGATTTCCCCAAGAGTTTCACGATGCATTACAATGCCcgttcttgcaggagaaattgCCTGTGGTTGGTCTGTCTGGATGCAAaccacagtttagtgaatacgtCCTTCTGCGTTTTAGAAGCTGCGGGATATTTTGCTCAGGGCTGTTTGGTTATCCTGTAGACCTTTAGAGGGTTGACATGGTTCTAGGTGGAGCGGTTAGATAAGTGTATTGATTTAAGGTGTGTGTTTTTCAGAGTATGTACTTTGGTGTATCGCACAGTATTTAATTATTCTAGAAATCTGGGTTCTGAAAAAGCGTTTCCCTATAattttttgctttcattttaagaaatgttCATAAAATTGCTTTGTTAAAAACCCTTTGTTGACTCTAAAATCGCACCTCTCCTCAAATGAATCGTATACcagcatttatataaattaaaaacatatatattccaAAAGCTAACATCTAACCCTTTGCTTGTTGGTGAATTCCGTATCTTACTGTAAGGAATTGTTTTCTCGAGTACGTGTTTTGCTGAACGTGGCACCTACGCTGGTAAAAATGACACCGTCTTACGAAGTACACTTCACTTCATAGCAATGTTTCGGATAACCCGGTCTAAGTATGTTTAAATGTGTCAAGCAAGTGTTAAATTCCTGTATCCTGCGATGAGGGTGCATCTTTCAATGGGTAAACCGAGTGACTGATGTGGATCCCTGGTATTAGCCGCAGCCATTAGAATTTCTTGTAATGGCCACCGGAGGGCAGTGTTTTACTGTATGTTCTCAAAAACATTTCTCTTccccaaaaatacacaatttctgATATGAGACACAATCTGGGGAAAACACATTATATCGCATGCCTGCAACTGGATTAAAGATTGGAAACCCAGCATAAAAAACTTTACACATCAGCCTTCAAGCAATGCAGAGTGCCATGGTGCTTTATACCTAGTAAAGAATAATGAGATGGTTAGATGAGAATTGTTTTGTGATGCGCTGCAATCCCTTTTACCGTTGTGCAGTGTTGCATTTCCCAAAGTTTTTCTCTCCTGGGTTGTGGTGGGTAGCTGGAAGACTCGATGAAAAAAGATTATTGCCCTTATGAGACCTCAATGAACGCGTCTGAAAACGCTAGATGTCgtgtttttgtttagaaatgttttagTGGTATGTGGAACAAAGTTCTGGGGCGATAGTGTACACTTCTTCCTCTCAACACCGATCACCTAATGTGTGACTCACAATACACACAACACTTGTTTGACGAGATATTAAGGTAAAGAAAGGCTTTGGTGGAGTTGGTTCCCTGGCTTTCTGTAACTATATACTCCCTGTTTGTTATGAGACgttatgttttatgaattttcttttttccagtaCTTCCCTGCCCGTCCGTATCTGCGTACATTACTGAACTCTGCTAATTCCTGGCTGCGCGCCCGCGCTAAAACCAAAGTCTCATACAAGGATTTTGAGGATGTTCTCAACAACAAAAATCAGGTAAGAACCCCAAATTCTTCTGACCTGTAACTTACATTGAGCTATAATAATTTTCTAGCCACTTACAAATGTTTCTCCATCCCAAGGCCCAGAAAGCTGTTCTGTCATCGGATGTGCGCTATGTTGGATGTCAGGGTTCCAAGCCCCAATTCCGTGGCTTTCCGTGTTCCCTCTGGACCCTTTTCCACGTTCTAACAGTCCAGGCATCTGAAGTAGCAACCCTGGGAAGAATTAGACCCGGTAAGTGCAGCCAGAACACCTTCTCATAGCATTCTTAATCCAGTTTattcatacatattttacagataacacattttttttgttacccctaaaatattttttgggtcACTCACCTTTCAAGGAACCTGAACGTGAGAATGTATAACGCGGTTAGATGTCCCATcaccatatattttatgtatttcataaacgggacacaattttttttagagaaaaataaCCCTTTCCTATTGAAATCTacagttttttacttttttatgtattttttatacagtGTGTTATGCATTCATATCTGAATAATTGCATTTTAGTTGCTTGTCCAAAGCTAAATTCCTGGGAGATTTTTTTATCCCAATATAATTGCTGGAACCAAATATATTTCTCAAAGATATGTCTTCTGTTTTGGAGACAAAGTCATAGAATGCCACATTTAGAGGATCGTTTAGGGTTGTTATGTTAGAAAATGTTTAGGTAACAGGGTGGTGAAGAAGCGTAATGTGGACGTTAATACATTGGGAGTATTTAAAGCGTGCGTGGGATAGGGATGAGGCAATCGTGAACATAAGTCCAAAAACCTAATGTGTTCCTCTCTGCTGTAAAAttctacatttctttataaatgttCATAAAAAGAGCATTTCAGGGAAGGTTTAATGTCCCGGACAGCCTCACCAAAGgagaatgtatattaatgtactttaaaatgtaaaaaattgaccttaaagagaagctgcagcaagaAAGTTTCTACACATTCTTATGGGGGTCTTGTTGGACCGCCAATTCTGATATTCACCAAGCCAgaactggagctgactggcggtaaATAAATCATGTGTCGGGGGatatgttcagccaaacacgTGTCCTCAATGGCAAATAGCTGGGATGGGCAAAGGGAGACTTCTCAGTTCTATGAACAGGTCAAAAGTTTGTGATCAGTAAATCTATCCGTCTTCTGTCGGACTCGTTCTTCGAGGATCATTTGTTTATGCCGCCGTTCCGATTCCACTCAAAGCGCATTATTGCGCTGCGGATCCTTAACATTTATTGAACCGCTCCGTTTTGCCCTGCTCGGTGATCGATGTACATTAAGTATTCCTTTAAAACCTCCAATGTGATTTAACGCAGACgtaaaaatcaaaagaaaacgATCAACTTTAAAAAGGATTTCGGGTTTAAGTGGCTGCTACCAGCCGTAAAGTATTTAGACAAAAATATAATCCTAAAACGGACAACCTATTCCAGAACAATTTTCTATGCTTAATGCCATTAAAAAGGatctttttaaatgaaatgatgTAATTATCTTCTGGCTTAGTAGAATGAATTGCATTTGATTACATATATTACCCCGATTTCTTTACCTAATGCAAACCATTATAATTACATTGCTGCTGACTCTCTTATTCATAGTCTGCTAATACTGGTAACACGTTTTATATGGAAGAATAAAGGAAGGAAAGCGGCATgccatatttttttggaatatataaaaatatttcaattggATATTAGATTaggaaagaatatatatatatatatatatatatatatatatttttttttttacggaaagtCTTATATGAAGATAACCGGACTCTGCTTACTGCTTACTCtgcaatgtatattaaatacattgcaGAGTAAGCAGTAAGCAGAGTCCGGTTATCTTATTGTATTGGCTTTAATTTTAAGACCTGCAGCTGTCGTCCACACGTCTTGCAAGTTACTTTGCTGGCAaatgtataggtaaaaaaaGTTAGTTGTATCAAGGCTTTAGCTATATGTGTTTGTCAGTAGGCACCCACAATCCCCTCTGCAGTGTAAGCAGTTGCCGGCGTTATATACTTTTGAAAGATCAGAAAGAATTGTGGCTAAAAGCTGATCGTCATCCTAAAACTTTAGACGagcttgatctatacatttgctaggAGTTCAATTAGCAGAGAGTACAGATTCATTTAAATGTGTTGCTTGCAGTGGATCACGAGTGGCTTCATTGTTTCTAGAacattttcattactttttaaaatgtcaacGAATCGCtatgatttttaaaatgtggcCCAATTGGAATCAGGCTGCACATCTGCCCTAAAAGTCTTGTGCTTGTGATTTGGCGGGTAGGAGACAGCTCCGCTTTAATTGTtcgatcattttaaatatttgacattttatttaacgACTCAGTTGCAGTTTTTGGTTAGCTTGATTTCGTGGATCCCTCTATTCTTAGTACACCATTTCACTGCCAGTGGCTGCGTAAGCATATAGTAATTGGAATGTGATTCATGTATCGCCTCTCATGcgtttttcttctgtgtttGCAGCTCCCAGTGAGGTCCTGTTAGCGATGCGTGGCTACGTCCAGCATTT is a genomic window of Spea bombifrons isolate aSpeBom1 chromosome 6, aSpeBom1.2.pri, whole genome shotgun sequence containing:
- the LOC128500947 gene encoding sulfhydryl oxidase 1-like — its product is MPGPGCWSVSVAAVFILAVAVSQVRGGLYSPDEPLVSLAGATRSLLLGSNSSWLAEFYASWCGHCAAFRPTWSALARDVQDWRPAVYLAVLDCAEESNRDTCNEFGVTGYPTVQFFKAFAGSPSEGVRVPASSVQEIRQHIIDRLEEQKESPPPACPPLEPISAPELEQFFANNNETYLAVIFEDAKMYMGREVALDMVQYEGVSVRRVVKDQTDLVEKFNVSSFPAGFLISKNGSTSRINLGEETRSAYTKFLRSLPGVQRGKHALIGWSETSLVATESPKRQADSAKVYMADLESALHYSLRVEVARFATLDGERLKALSNFINVLRKYFPARPYLRTLLNSANSWLRARAKTKVSYKDFEDVLNNKNQAQKAVLSSDVRYVGCQGSKPQFRGFPCSLWTLFHVLTVQASEVATLGRIRPAPSEVLLAMRGYVQHFFGCRECAQHFERMAQESMRNVRSLDEAIVWLWERHNRVNKRLAGAQSEDPAFPKVQWPTAALCPLCQSKADMSWNLPSVLDFLKAHFGKKNLADEYLEDEEVLLEKQKKAHNATQKRDKRDVTDEEKKSEIIQNRDDTENTLDDPREDDDEEKSDAYDKNSYGPNMFLSRSLKDSSLHKGNHALHPKTLVEPRDAEFNEAAVRDRSLKRGVDANYLIGVVVERGEVNRKGRWVKMLEVGFSRLDISLCVVLYFLSSMCLLAMYLYMSLRTRCPRQRCSYLQV